From a single Desulfatirhabdium butyrativorans DSM 18734 genomic region:
- a CDS encoding PepSY domain-containing protein, with the protein MKRKWIAIVGSGALALGVAVAGASFAKSEGGGVRSGAIRIEKQSEAEFPSMAKISMDQAVQNALASVQGQVLKTELEDENGFLVYGVEVVSADKSIVDVKVDAGTGTVLAMDRDEADGDGHESGESDDRDAED; encoded by the coding sequence ATGAAGCGAAAATGGATTGCCATCGTTGGAAGTGGGGCCTTGGCCCTCGGAGTTGCCGTTGCGGGCGCAAGCTTTGCCAAATCGGAGGGCGGCGGCGTTCGTTCCGGCGCCATCCGGATCGAAAAGCAGTCCGAAGCGGAGTTTCCCTCAATGGCCAAGATTTCGATGGATCAGGCCGTCCAGAATGCCCTGGCTTCGGTTCAGGGGCAGGTCTTGAAAACAGAACTCGAGGATGAAAACGGCTTTCTGGTGTATGGGGTCGAGGTGGTGAGCGCCGACAAGTCCATCGTGGATGTGAAGGTGGATGCCGGAACCGGAACCGTGCTGGCCATGGACCGGGATGAAGCGGATGGCGATGGTCACGAATCCGGCGAATCCGATGACCGGGATGCTGAGGATTGA
- a CDS encoding ABC transporter ATP-binding protein: MIDIEHMRLMIEGKEVLRDIDLHLRPGDTYGLLGPNGAGKSTTIFAMLGLRPNAGGHISVLGGDPAQQALAIRRSVGVMPEKAGFYEWMSALEYLKWYAQFYDVVPSSSGVLDMLENVGLGAEAQVPIGTYSRGMKQRLAVARALMTHPRLLILDEPTNGLDPKGRREIHDLVVAFASAGDVGVLLCTHLLDDVDRLCNRIGIIENGRTRLEGSLSELLAEQGGGKRYRLRLQSEPDTTTLPDGLAIAGRENGWWHVRVHTAPPGGMSNLWSELWRAGWKILEIRSEESSLEELYMSHTGKDNPHTLEAA; this comes from the coding sequence ATGATCGACATCGAACATATGCGGCTGATGATTGAGGGAAAGGAAGTTCTGCGAGACATCGATCTCCATTTGCGACCCGGCGATACGTATGGTCTGCTGGGGCCGAACGGCGCAGGAAAATCAACTACGATTTTCGCTATGTTGGGATTGCGTCCCAATGCCGGTGGCCATATCAGCGTTCTGGGCGGCGATCCGGCGCAGCAAGCGCTGGCCATTCGCCGTTCGGTGGGGGTGATGCCGGAGAAGGCAGGATTTTATGAATGGATGAGCGCCCTTGAGTATTTGAAATGGTACGCGCAGTTCTATGATGTCGTGCCTTCCAGCTCGGGGGTGCTCGACATGCTCGAAAACGTGGGGCTTGGGGCGGAAGCTCAAGTGCCCATCGGGACCTATTCACGAGGAATGAAGCAGCGTCTGGCCGTGGCTCGGGCCTTGATGACCCATCCTCGATTGCTGATTCTGGATGAGCCCACCAATGGGCTCGACCCCAAGGGCAGGCGCGAGATTCACGACCTGGTGGTGGCATTTGCGTCAGCCGGGGATGTCGGGGTGCTGTTGTGTACCCACCTGCTGGACGATGTGGATCGCCTCTGCAACCGGATCGGGATCATCGAAAATGGTCGGACCCGGCTCGAGGGCTCGCTGAGCGAACTGCTGGCGGAACAAGGGGGAGGTAAACGGTATCGTTTGCGCCTCCAAAGCGAGCCGGACACGACCACCCTGCCGGACGGGCTCGCCATAGCGGGCCGTGAAAACGGCTGGTGGCACGTTCGTGTGCATACGGCGCCACCTGGAGGGATGTCGAACCTTTGGTCTGAACTGTGGCGGGCCGGCTGGAAAATTTTGGAAATCCGTTCCGAGG